One Elgaria multicarinata webbii isolate HBS135686 ecotype San Diego chromosome 7, rElgMul1.1.pri, whole genome shotgun sequence DNA window includes the following coding sequences:
- the LOC134401935 gene encoding microtubule cross-linking factor 1-like — protein sequence METLNGTSLGEPLKPPPPPAPPPQSPHHSCAEKKRLHRAPSPARPFLKDLHARASSAKPPPVPPKSPSLSGKAQPQQGGARPQSPGLLATQSRLSRRSCAQGAKAAAGLGAGAPGKAGSAKSALSSKKAARAQDQAGGKASGRHPGGEAAHPPGKSRKAKRGAPLVPPGSLAPAAGLGSGPAVRISHTDSSSDLSDCPSEPLSDEQRLAQAASSDAESGTGSSDREREVPPPPPPPPPLPPGPGGSPQHSLPSSDVPSKGPAAPPASPGAKGEAQGEEASWARALEKAPSKSAQPAGSGRLGGKAPLVVPPCERQLVADEEELLREIEELRSENDYLKVNGGKREGRIARTLGLRRQLVVRGGCAEGKDHWLSYGQLSQTTRHPRHRLERLAFGLWSVGGKLESLSGVGALVERGGARLGICLPL from the coding sequence ATGGAGACTTTGAACGGCACCAGCCTCGGCGAGCCTctcaagccgccgccgccgcccgctccGCCGCCGCAGAGTCCCCACCACTCCTGCGCCGAGAAGAAGAGGCTCCACCGAGCCCCTTCCCCCGCCAGACCTTTCCTCAAGGACCTCCACGCCCGGGCGTCTTCCGCCAAGCCCCCGCCGGTGCCTCCCAAATCTCCCAGCCTGTCGGGCAAGGCGCAGCCCCAGCAAGGGGGAGCCCGTCCGCAGTCGCCCGGGCTCTTGGCCACGCAGAGCCGCCTCTCCCGGCGCAGCTGCGCCCAGGGCGCGAAGGCGGCGGCTGGTCTCGGGGCCGGCGCGCCGGGCAAAGCCGGCAGCGCCAAGTCCGCCCTCTCGAGCAAGAAGGCAGCCCGGGCCCAGGACCAGGCAGGCGGCAAGGCCAGCGGGAGGCACCCCGGGGGCGAGGCAGCCCACCCGCCTGGCAAAAGCAGGAAGGCAAAGCGAGGCGCTCCCTTGGTTCCGCCGGGCTCCTTGGCCCCGGCCGCCGGGCTGGGCAGTGGCCCCGCCGTCAGGATCAGCCACACGGACAGCAgctccgacctgtccgactgccCCTCCGAGCCGCTCTCCGACGAGCAGAGATTGGCCCAGGCCGCCAGCAGCGATGCGGAGTCTGGCACCGGCTCCAGCGACCGGGAACGCgaagtgccgccgccgccgccgccaccaccacctcttccccCGGGGCCGGGCGGCTCTCCGCAGCATTCCCTGCCCTCCTCGGACGTTCCGAGCAAAGGGCCGGCGGCGCCACCTGCCTCCCCAGGAGCCAAAGGGGAGGCGCAGGGCGAGGAGGCGAGCTGGGCGAGAGCTCTGGAGAAAGCGCCCTCCAAAAGCGCCCAGCCTGCAGGGAGCGGGAGGCTGGGCGGCAAAGCCCCGCTGGTGGTTCCCCCCTgcgagaggcagctggtggcagacGAGGAGGAGCTGCTGAGGGAAATAGAAGAGCTGCGCTCAGAGAACGATTACCTCAAGGTAAATGGAGGGAAGCGGGAGGGAAGGATAGCGAGAACACTGGGCCTGAGGCGACAGCTGGTGGTCCGGGGCGGCTGCGCTGAGGGAAAAGACCACTGGCTGAGCTACGGGCAACTGTCCCAAACCACGAGGCACCCGAGACACCGCCTGGAGCGCCTGGCATTTGGTCTGTGGAGTGTGGGTGGGAAGCTGGAGTCGTTGAGCGGGGTGGGGGCACTTGTTGAGAGAGGGGGGGCACGGCTGGGAATTTGCTTGCCACTTTGA